Proteins encoded in a region of the Planococcus citri chromosome 1, ihPlaCitr1.1, whole genome shotgun sequence genome:
- the LOC135849972 gene encoding ferritin light chain-like isoform X1, translated as MFKSIVSLFLVFAVVIGKSSGAEFCYSEVVSACSLAGGETQNCTAKYGATHTVLKDLQNYANLHITRNWQFMLMSSHFNNYVKNREGFGKLYKKYSDKSWEDSIELIKYMAKRGGAHDFKYRKEMPSEILSNTLVWGTPVLELDELPSLAKALGMWKTVAEEAHYIHGEISNHRQGYHDPETSSYIENEFAHEHAEIIRELAGHTNDLKRLVHETPDSSLAVFLFDNYLQKSA; from the exons atgttcaaatcgaTTGTCAGTCTTTTCTTGGTTTTCGCCGTGGTGATCGGTAAAAGCTCGGGTGCTGAATTCTGCTACAGCGAAGTCGTCAGTGCTTGCAGCTTAGCTG GAGGCGAAACCCAAAACTGTACTGCTAAATATGGAGCTACTCATACGGTGCTCAAAGATCTTCAAAATTATGCTAATCTTCATATCACCCGAAACTGGCAATTCATGTTGATG TCTTCTCATTTCAACAACTACGTCAAGAATCGTGAAGGATTCGGCAAGCTTTACAAAAAATACTCCGACAAATCTTGGGAAGACTCGATCGAATTAATTAAATACATGGCTAAAAGAGGAGGTGCCCACGACTTCAAATACAGAAAAGAAATGCCCAGCGAAATT CTTTCGAATACTTTGGTTTGG ggaactCCTGTTTTGGAATTAGACGAATTACCAAGTTTGGCTAAAGCATTGGGTATGTGGAAAACCGTCGCCGAAGAAGCTCATTATATTCACGGAGAAATCAGCAACCACAGACAAGGTTACCATGATCCCGAA ACTTCCTcgtatattgaaaatgaattcgcCCACGAACACGCTGAAATTATTCGAGAACTTGCCGGACACACCAATGATTTGAAACGTTTGGTTCATGAAACTCCAGATAGCAGTTTGGCtgtatttttattcgataaCTATTTACAAAAATCCGCTTAA
- the LOC135849972 gene encoding ferritin light chain-like isoform X2 gives MFKSIVSLFLVFAVVIGKSSGAEFCYSEVVSACSLAGGETQNCTAKYGATHTVLKDLQNYANLHITRNWQFMLMSSHFNNYVKNREGFGKLYKKYSDKSWEDSIELIKYMAKRGGAHDFKYRKEMPSEIGTPVLELDELPSLAKALGMWKTVAEEAHYIHGEISNHRQGYHDPETSSYIENEFAHEHAEIIRELAGHTNDLKRLVHETPDSSLAVFLFDNYLQKSA, from the exons atgttcaaatcgaTTGTCAGTCTTTTCTTGGTTTTCGCCGTGGTGATCGGTAAAAGCTCGGGTGCTGAATTCTGCTACAGCGAAGTCGTCAGTGCTTGCAGCTTAGCTG GAGGCGAAACCCAAAACTGTACTGCTAAATATGGAGCTACTCATACGGTGCTCAAAGATCTTCAAAATTATGCTAATCTTCATATCACCCGAAACTGGCAATTCATGTTGATG TCTTCTCATTTCAACAACTACGTCAAGAATCGTGAAGGATTCGGCAAGCTTTACAAAAAATACTCCGACAAATCTTGGGAAGACTCGATCGAATTAATTAAATACATGGCTAAAAGAGGAGGTGCCCACGACTTCAAATACAGAAAAGAAATGCCCAGCGAAATT ggaactCCTGTTTTGGAATTAGACGAATTACCAAGTTTGGCTAAAGCATTGGGTATGTGGAAAACCGTCGCCGAAGAAGCTCATTATATTCACGGAGAAATCAGCAACCACAGACAAGGTTACCATGATCCCGAA ACTTCCTcgtatattgaaaatgaattcgcCCACGAACACGCTGAAATTATTCGAGAACTTGCCGGACACACCAATGATTTGAAACGTTTGGTTCATGAAACTCCAGATAGCAGTTTGGCtgtatttttattcgataaCTATTTACAAAAATCCGCTTAA